Sequence from the Drosophila innubila isolate TH190305 chromosome 3L unlocalized genomic scaffold, UK_Dinn_1.0 0_D_3L, whole genome shotgun sequence genome:
AGTGATAAGTGTGGGTTGATGCATTGATTTGGTAGCGGGTATTACTTTCCAATTAGAGACAACGCCCAGTTAAGAGTATAGACGGATTGTCTGTCTGGTCAAGCGTGATCGAGAAATTCGTTAGAATTCGATAGCTGAGTGTGACGGGTGTCTTTAAAtacattgtattttttattgagataCTTTAcggtttatttactttttcttaGACTTGTTCGTAGATCAGCtatttctccctctctctggcTCCGTCTAGCACTTGCCTGGCAGCCAGCTTCATTCCGATTCGGGATCAGAATCACAATCGGCAATTCGTTGCGGTTATCGTGCAAGCGCATACCTGAGTGCCTCATTCAGTTTCGTGCCCTTTTTGCCTGGAAATGCCCACACTCAATCGAACGGTCGGATGGTCGATCGGTCCGCTGATACTTCGGCTGTACCCTCTTCAAAGATCTGCCGGGGTCGGAGAATCGGAGACCGAGGCTGCGGAGACAGGCACAACAGTATCTTAAATCTGACTgtgataaattgaaaattaatgaagTGAAAATAGATGGAACGGATCGCAAAATGCGCCAagccaataaaatattttgacatttggAGTTATCGTCTTAATCTGTTTTGTTGATTTCGACCCAAAGGTTTCGAGCCTCTGCCTCTCAGCCTGCCTCTGCCCCTATTCCTACCTCTATCCTTTACTCCTACCCCTCTATCCTCGGTTCGTTTCTCGTCCTTGAGTGTATCACCTGTTTATAAGAATGGTTCCATTGCGAAACCTTTTTTGGCTTTAAAGTTTTCGTGAAATTTATTCGATGTGCTTTTTTCTTGGCTTTTTTGTCTTCCAGTTACTTGGCGGTACGGCAGCTACAACTGGCGACAGTCAGAGCGGACATGGCGGGGGATCGGTGCCATCGCCTTTGTCGGGCACCAACGAGGCCTCGTTGAGTCCCTCGGGCGGCTCGACCACTACAGGCATCACCGGTCCCGTTAGTCCAGGTGCAATTTCTCAGTCGTCTAACAATGCGGGTGCAACAGTTGTAGGCGCAGCCGGAGCTGCGACCACATCACCGACGGACGCCGATGCAGTTGGCAACGATGTGAGCGGCGCCACAGAAGCAGATGCTCCTGGCGGTGTCAGTGCTCTGGAGGCCCATGTGCGTGTGGCCAACAACATGTCCTGCTGCGAAAACGGACGTCCGATCATCACGGATCCCGTCTCGGGACACACGGTCTGCTCCTGCCAATACGATTCGGCGCGTCTAACGCTTGGAGGATATTCCCGCATGGCATTACCCTCGGCTGGCGTGGGCGTCTATGGCGGACCTTACCCCTCCAATGAACAGAATCCCTATCCGAGCATCGGTGTCGACAACTCAGCCTTCTACTCGCCTCTGGTAAGTGATGCTCCAGCTCATACGCTGGCTAATTGGATTAAGGCAGCGGGCAGAAGTCCACGCTGAATGTAAGCCGACAGGAAATGCACATCTCAATGGATTGCAATCTGGTTTTTGTCGCTTCTCCAGTAGGCATCCAATGGCGGCTTACAAGCGTGTTGTCAGCTTTGCCTGTCCACCAAACGCTACCTCATAATGAATAACAACTGTACTCTTATCACTTGCTCATATTTAGAATAATCCCTATGGCATGAAGGATGCCAGCTCAGGGTCCGAGATGAACGCCTGGACCTCAGCTGGCCTACAATCGACTAGCGGATACTATTCCTACGATCCCACTCTGGCGGCCTATGGGTAAGTTCGAACCCCAACAGTAAAAAAGTTAAGCAAGTTTCAAATGCTTTTCTGGGCCAGCGACTGAAAACTTTATGCAACGTCTGCCCGGTCCAAGTCACCTAGAATGCCCGCTACACCGCTTAAGCCTTGTCTCCGACTTGGAGACAACCTGCAGTGGGTACAACTACCCCATAACTTTCCTTCTCCTCTCTGTTAACCCTAAGCAAATGGCGGCGCGTCGCgatgcttttaaaaatatactaaactCAATAAGTTTATGGATGAAAGAGGAGgtgagaaaagaaaaagaagggAAGGAAGCAAGCAAAGAAATAGATGGAGAGAGAAGCCAAGGGACTCTCAGTTGTTTGTGTGGTGTGGTCTGGTCGGAAGGAAGTTACAAATGCACAGATTAAAAATTCCCAGGGCGTTTGTCCTGTCGCGGTTTTTTCATTGTGCGTTATTTTAGTTGAGGCGCTATGAAAAAGAATATTGCGAATGGAAAGTGCAACACGTACTTGCCCAAGaaaatgaagagaaaaaaagggAAAGCCGTCTTTAACCGTTTTCAATTTGAGAAGACTACAAAattctcaaattaaatttcttgttCCCTAACTCAGActttcaacaaattaatttaatagaatttaatgCGCATTTAAAGGTTGtgaaagttaaaatataaatcgatccacttgaaattatttttgtggctgtttgtataaaattaataaatacatattttaatgcgGAAAAAATGAGAAAGAATCTCTAAAGAATGAGAAGTGATAAAATAGTGCAATTGTAATAAAGACTGTATGATAAGATACCATtccaaaaattagaaaataggTGATTTTCTCAGATATGATCAgctaaaaagtatatattatttctaattatagatatttttctctctttctgcaAAACTAACCCAATTTATAAGTAGAAGTTAGTgaaagtacagggtatttacaATTTGTGAATTAATTACTTGTTCCTACAACTCTTAAATTACGTGCGAGTTTTCTTCAATTTGAACCACTGTGCGTTGTGTACTTTATAATCTCAGTTCCATTGGTCTTTTGCCTTAAAGTGGCGACCTAGCTTAAGCGTAAAGTGCTTGACTGAAAGGTGTGGCAGTCAACAGTGCTATTAGCCAAGTTATTGATAAGACTAAGGCAAGGAGAAGTCGAATTTACCGGAAGACCCAATCACTCAATGTTTATTCAAAGGCAGGGCGTAGTTCTGACTTCACTGCGATTAAAGCCAAGTCGTTAGGCTGGCCTAATGAGCTGATAGTTGTATTTAACCAGATAATTCTTATCTTTTCTAGATATGGCCCCAACTACGATCTCGCCTCACGCCGCAAAAATGCCACGCGCGAATCAACGGCCACATTGAAGGCGTGGCTGAGTGAGCACAAGAAGAATCCGTATCCAACAAAGGGCGAGAAAATCATGTTGGCCATCATCACAAAGATGACACTCACCCAGGTGTCCACGTGGTTTGCGAATGCCCGTCGACGTCTGAAAAAGGAGAACAAGATGACATGGGAGCCGAAAAACAAAACGGAAGACGATGACGACGGAATGATGTCGGATGACGAAAAGGATAAGGAATCCGGCGATGGCTcaaagttgccagttgccagtgaCACATTTGGTAAGCTGTCACCTAATTTTCTCCCTTTCTTAACTCGTTTTCCAACAAAGTTATTGACCTCAGTCCCAACACAACCGTTCTCATCCTTTGCGAGGGCTTTACATCATTTTTAGACCCGGCACTTTAGATTTACATAGGGTGTTCTAAGTTTCTTAATGAatatatgtctgtctgtctattaATTCTTTAagtcagagactataagagctagagctattaatttcattatgtTACGAAATGAAGAtaaagttttgatttttttaatttttccacaCCCTTGTATGTCCCtgaatatgtaaaaaaaatagttgtatgagtaattttaaagctatagCCTTGAGTTTTGGAACACATATTGGGTATTGTAGTTAGAATCTGCCCTGAATTTCAGCATGATCAAAGAATATTCTTGAAAGTCGTTCAAGTAACTATTTTAGGCAATATCGGGCCAAAGGAAGGAGGAAGGATAACCGTGACAAATGATACTATTTAATTGTTCCCAATATGTATCTGTTTACcgaataagtacagggtctcttgCAGTCGTGCATGCTCGACTGTAGACTTTCCTGCCATTTAAAGTCGTAAGGTTTATACTTTTCATGTACGAGTATATTGTGTACTATATATTGGGTGTATTGTTTTGTAAACGCCAAACGCCCCTTACTCCACTTGATTTGAATGCCTGACCCTCCTTGGCTTCATGCCAAAGAATCCACAGTCGTCCCCCTCTCTGCTCTCCTTCGCACCGGATTGTATGTAGTTACAGATTTTGTGGCAGCGGCCTTTTAAGTACAATTTATGTGGCGAAACGAATGTTATGCAATCTCTGTCTGCCGTCCGTTTATTTGTCTGACTGCTTAGGCGACATCCTCCCCGGAAGTTGACAGCACATTGTTGGCAAAGTGGCCTTGCGCCCGCACTTTGCTCTCCATATGGCCTTGCTCGACTTGGCGACTTTTCCCGCTAGGAAAAGCCAGCGAgaaagggaagggaagggagTGGTAAGGGGAGTGGGGAGTTGGGGAGTTGGAGCGGAAGCTAGAGCATTTTGTTGCTGAAAGCTTTCGCGAGGGTTGCACGCATCAACGCCCACCAACAATTTCAAGGGTTTTTGGCCTGCGCCTGCCACAGACTGGCAAACGCCcagttgccacttgccgcttgctacttgccacttgccacttgcctctAACAGCTGGCAACTCGCAAGTTCCAAGTGCCAAGTGCCAAGTGCCAAGTGCCAAGTTTTGCCCTTACTTCTCGGAGAACTTGTGTCTAACTTCCGTTTTGTCgacttgaaaattaattaaatttatttattttttttgttgtgtccGTTTTTTGAACTTTAATCGCCAGATCCTGGAAATCAACGTATTAAATCCGAGATGTCCAAGTCGGACAAGGAGCTGGAAATTGAGGAGAAGCTGGAGCGTGAGCCGCAGAATTTGTTGGCCATACGAGGGTTGCCACCCTATGGGGCAGCTAGCTTTAGTCCGCATCCCTCGCATGCCTACAGTCCCTACGCCCATGCCCAtgcccacgcccacgcccatgcacagcaccaacagcagcagcagcagcagcagcaacagcaacaacaacagcagcaggaacagcagcagcaacaacaacaacatcaacagtcAGCGGCCATATATTATAATCCTGGCTACGGGCTGGGTCAAGGCCAAGACGCAGGCAATGGAAGTGGCAATGGAAGTGGTAGTGTCAGTGTTAGTGTCAGTGACTATGCCCTTCAAAAAAACCAGCTGAGCAGAGACTGTGGCATACCGGTGCCGGCGAGCAAGCCCAAAATCTGGAGTGTGGCCGACACAGTCGCCTGCAAGACACCGCCGCCTGCGGCATATCACGGCCAGAACTTTTACCCCCAGCcccagtcgcagtcgcagccccagtcgcagtcgcagtcccAGCAACAGGTGGCCGATACCTCCCCATCGACACCACAGCAACATacggaacagcagcagcagcatcatcaatCCCTAGCGAACAACATGACTATGGGGCCGCAAGTCGAGCTAGGTTCGCCGCTGAGTATGATGAGCAGTTACGCCGCCGCATCGCCATATTCGCGGATACCTACGGTGTACACCGAGGCCATGGGCATGCATATCAATTCCAAGACATCCACTATCCATATGCATCGCGATCTATCCCATATGAGTTCGACACAAGCGCCTCCCTATCTGCCACCCAATCTGCAATCGCATCAGCAGAGGGTGGGGTTTTCCGAGATTCAGCCCGATACCCCGCCACAGACACCGCCAAACATGAAGTTGATCAGtcacatcagcaacaacaccaacaacatcaacaacatcaacagcatcaacaacatcaacagcaacaacaacaactccagcatcagcagcagcaacaacagcaacagcggcagcaacaacagcaacagctctaCACTGCATTCCGGAGTCGGAACGGTGGCGGTACCGGGCTCGATATCGATACCAGTAACATCCATGGGTTCAATGCTTTACAATAATAACATCTATGGCAACTATCTGACAAGCGGTCGCTCCAACTCGTAAGACCTTACACTATGAGTGACCAATTGGGGcttcgataacgataacgataccAAGAACGGCTCCAACTTGTAAGGCTTCCAATTTAAAAGGAATGCCCATACCAAATACCAAATTGAATAACCAGGCCCAAGGGGAACAAGTGCAAAATTCGCCGGCATCACgtacagaaagagaaagagacagagacagagatagaatGACAGATTAAGAGATGGGAGATGccaacgataacgataacgataacagtAACTAACActaattattttgcaataaatgtaGCTTAAGTACGgcaataaaactttatttcctACCATATCGTAAATTATTTCACTTTATAACTTTAATTAGCATATTTACACTCTTCAATTTAAGCTGCAACTTTCAGACTCCGTCTCCTTGGCGGTGACTAAACGTCGCTTCCAAAACACGACAACAGTTTATCAAGCTGTGGGATTTGAGTCATTATCGTCTTGCCAAGTTTAATGACTTGAAAACACAACACTATAGTTTCAAGGCACGCGTAGAAAGAACATTTGGAATTCATTCATACGAGTATGTCGAGTTTGGCTAAATATACAAAGTTGTTTCATACTTAGACAGCTCTGTAATCTATTAGAAATATTATCAATTGAATTCTAAAACTCAACAGCTTGACAACCTAATCAAATTTGTAGATAATCAAGTtcaatatgtaaatttaagaCACTTAATAAACTCATACTTcagttaatatatatattgactaTATATGTTTAGTGTCTTGTGTATGCTTTTGTAATCCTACTATATATGATAGCCAGTTTTTCTGTGATATATCCATGTACTTGCATGTGCATGTTAGTGATGCACAGACTTAACGATAAATACTTAAACTTAAGATTAGCCCAACATTTGCCGTTAGACATCACATTTATGAGTAATATTCATTCAATACCCAATATTAGCATGGGTATACCCACATACGTaagtatgtttgtatatgtatgtacgacCTATTAACCGATTCCTAGCTAGtttctataatttatattttactttacaaTATGTGTGTACGAATATTTAatacacttttaaaattaactaaaaacttaataaatatgtttgtaagctcgt
This genomic interval carries:
- the LOC117788405 gene encoding homeobox protein caupolican is translated as MAAYAQFGYGYPSANQLLGGTAATTGDSQSGHGGGSVPSPLSGTNEASLSPSGGSTTTGITGPVSPGAISQSSNNAGATVVGAAGAATTSPTDADAVGNDVSGATEADAPGGVSALEAHVRVANNMSCCENGRPIITDPVSGHTVCSCQYDSARLTLGGYSRMALPSAGVGVYGGPYPSNEQNPYPSIGVDNSAFYSPLNNPYGMKDASSGSEMNAWTSAGLQSTSGYYSYDPTLAAYGYGPNYDLASRRKNATRESTATLKAWLSEHKKNPYPTKGEKIMLAIITKMTLTQVSTWFANARRRLKKENKMTWEPKNKTEDDDDGMMSDDEKDKESGDGSKLPVASDTFDPGNQRIKSEMSKSDKELEIEEKLEREPQNLLAIRGLPPYGAASFSPHPSHAYSPYAHAHAHAHAHAQHQQQQQQQQQQQQQQQQEQQQQQQQHQQSAAIYYNPGYGLGQGQDAGNGSGNGSGSVSVSVSDYALQKNQLSRDCGIPVPASKPKIWSVADTVACKTPPPAAYHGQNFYPQPQSQSQPQSQSQSQQQVADTSPSTPQQHTEQQQQHHQSLANNMTMGPQVELGSPLSMMSSYAAASPYSRIPTVYTEAMGMHINSKTSTIHMHRDLSHMSSTQAPPYLPPNLQSHQQRVGFSEIQPDTPPQTPPNMKLISHISNNTNNINNINSINNINSNNNNSSISSSNNSNSGSNNSNSSTLHSGVGTVAVPGSISIPVTSMGSMLYNNNIYGNYLTSGRSNS